One stretch of Riemerella columbina DNA includes these proteins:
- the rpsG gene encoding 30S ribosomal protein S7: MRKTKAKKRPLLPDPKFNDQLVTRFVNNLMLDGKKSIAFRIFYDALDIVETKKGDNEKTSLEIWKDALTNVMPHVEVRSRRVGGANFQIPMPIRADRKISMAMKWLIKYAKARNDKSMAQKLAAEIIAAAKEEGAAFKKKTDTHKMAEANKAFSHFRF; this comes from the coding sequence ATGAGAAAAACAAAAGCAAAAAAAAGACCGTTGTTACCAGATCCTAAATTTAATGATCAATTGGTAACCAGATTTGTTAACAACCTAATGTTAGACGGTAAAAAGTCTATCGCATTTAGAATTTTTTATGATGCATTAGACATCGTAGAAACTAAAAAAGGAGACAACGAAAAAACTTCTTTAGAAATTTGGAAAGATGCCTTAACCAATGTAATGCCGCATGTAGAAGTGCGTTCAAGAAGAGTGGGTGGCGCTAATTTCCAAATCCCTATGCCTATTAGAGCGGACAGAAAAATCTCTATGGCAATGAAGTGGCTCATCAAATACGCTAAAGCAAGAAATGATAAATCTATGGCGCAAAAATTAGCCGCAGAAATCATCGCCGCAGCAAAAGAAGAAGGTGCCGCTTTCAAAAAGAAAACAGACACTCACAAAATGGCAGAAGCCAACAAAGCATTCTCACACTTTAGATTTTAA
- a CDS encoding GLPGLI family protein, whose product MGKLIYFWLFCWLGCSFSIAQNLCVNYEASIKPNRNDSIKDNLIFSLWIDTQKQTSVFAFNDSLTQQPKQDLLLDTYSDQVFKNHQAALFTLFQQINKVYYKVPFSAMQGWKLLPETKEIKGYLCKKAEIHFAGRDYITWFTDEIPIPDGPYKFGGLPGLILEITSKDGDYHYTVSEIIHKKGNIPPALPKSIRINHEQLLQLKKNIIKNPSIGLAQKIAQAKSNNQSFSIAYNGKNIDENDLLKSYEEEYRKFLNQYNNPIEKEDLWVK is encoded by the coding sequence ATGGGAAAACTAATTTATTTTTGGCTCTTCTGTTGGCTGGGGTGCAGTTTTAGCATCGCCCAAAATCTTTGCGTGAACTATGAAGCCTCTATAAAACCCAACCGAAATGATAGTATAAAAGACAACCTCATTTTTTCACTTTGGATAGATACCCAGAAACAAACTTCCGTTTTTGCATTCAATGATAGCCTGACCCAACAGCCCAAGCAAGATTTATTATTAGATACCTACTCTGATCAAGTTTTTAAAAATCATCAAGCGGCGCTATTCACCTTGTTCCAACAGATCAATAAGGTTTATTATAAAGTCCCTTTTTCTGCAATGCAAGGCTGGAAGCTCCTCCCTGAGACCAAAGAAATCAAAGGTTATCTTTGTAAAAAGGCAGAAATCCATTTTGCAGGAAGAGACTACATTACTTGGTTTACAGATGAAATTCCTATCCCTGATGGACCATATAAATTCGGAGGTTTACCTGGGCTTATTTTAGAAATAACCTCCAAAGATGGCGACTATCACTATACCGTTTCGGAAATTATTCATAAAAAAGGAAATATTCCCCCTGCCCTCCCCAAAAGCATCAGGATCAACCATGAGCAATTGCTTCAGCTCAAAAAGAACATCATTAAAAATCCGTCTATCGGGTTGGCACAAAAAATAGCACAAGCCAAAAGTAACAATCAGTCTTTCTCCATCGCTTATAATGGTAAAAATATTGATGAAAATGATCTCCTTAAATCCTACGAGGAAGAATACCGCAAATTCCTCAACCAGTACAATAACCCTATAGAGAAAGAAGATCTTTGGGTGAAGTGA
- a CDS encoding DUF1573 domain-containing protein, whose protein sequence is MKHRIKISLVALGFLSLSACKKEQQPEVVETETIEAVAEPTPVDDMVAEAQKAPLTTVALSEPNFDFGVVKSGAIVEHTYEITNTGDKPLIISNVKPGCGCTAPDFTKTPILPGQSGKVTLKFNSASFNGVQHKFAQVFTNTEKTPITLTFTADVQ, encoded by the coding sequence ATGAAACATCGTATTAAAATCAGTTTAGTCGCTTTGGGATTCCTTTCCCTTTCGGCTTGCAAAAAAGAGCAACAACCTGAAGTGGTAGAAACCGAAACTATAGAAGCCGTAGCGGAGCCCACGCCAGTAGATGATATGGTGGCAGAAGCCCAAAAAGCACCGCTAACCACCGTGGCTTTATCAGAACCCAATTTTGATTTTGGCGTGGTAAAATCAGGCGCTATTGTGGAGCATACTTACGAGATTACCAACACTGGCGATAAACCGCTCATCATCTCTAATGTAAAACCTGGCTGTGGCTGTACCGCTCCAGATTTTACCAAAACTCCAATCCTCCCAGGGCAATCAGGGAAGGTAACGCTTAAATTTAATTCTGCGAGTTTTAATGGCGTACAGCACAAATTTGCTCAAGTTTTTACCAATACCGAAAAAACACCCATCACCCTCACCTTTACAGCTGATGTTCAATAA
- the rpsJ gene encoding 30S ribosomal protein S10, with amino-acid sequence MSQRIRIKLKSYDYNLVDKSAEKIVKTVKSTGAVVNGPIPLPTHKRIFTVLRSPHVNKKAREQFQLSAHKRLMDIYSSSSKTVDALMKLELPSGVDVEIKV; translated from the coding sequence ATGTCACAAAGAATCAGAATAAAATTAAAATCTTACGATTACAACTTGGTAGACAAGTCTGCTGAGAAAATCGTAAAAACAGTAAAATCTACTGGTGCTGTAGTGAACGGGCCTATCCCATTGCCTACACACAAAAGAATTTTTACCGTGCTAAGATCTCCGCATGTTAACAAGAAAGCAAGAGAACAGTTCCAACTATCTGCACACAAAAGATTGATGGATATCTACTCTTCTTCTTCTAAAACAGTAGATGCCCTAATGAAATTAGAGCTTCCAAGCGGTGTAGATGTAGAAATCAAAGTGTGA
- a CDS encoding GLPGLI family protein, with translation MIKNTILKALSFVFIFLSLSFQAQDLMVYYNVSFKEDSLAEHLTKDEVVLDLSPKETKFYSSEYLKVDSIRRATNQTQFAQPEFNDKIKRQLNSHHNEAYYTISTDYYRLETDDVQNWTLHNDTKTVNGILLRKATTTFGKRNWEAWFAEEYPISEGPHNLEDCQG, from the coding sequence ATGATTAAAAACACCATTTTAAAAGCCCTATCTTTCGTTTTCATCTTCCTATCATTAAGCTTCCAAGCCCAAGATTTAATGGTCTATTATAATGTCAGTTTTAAAGAAGATTCCCTAGCCGAGCACCTGACTAAAGATGAGGTGGTATTAGATTTATCGCCAAAAGAAACTAAATTCTACTCCTCCGAATACCTAAAAGTAGATTCTATACGCAGAGCCACCAATCAAACCCAATTTGCCCAACCTGAATTTAATGATAAAATCAAAAGGCAACTCAATAGCCATCATAACGAGGCTTATTATACCATTTCCACAGACTATTACCGTTTAGAAACCGATGATGTTCAAAATTGGACACTTCATAACGATACTAAAACCGTTAATGGTATTCTCCTCAGAAAAGCCACCACCACTTTCGGCAAAAGAAATTGGGAAGCCTGGTTCGCAGAGGAATATCCAATCTCGGAAGGTCCGCATAATTTAGAGGATTGCCAGGGCTAA
- a CDS encoding GLPGLI family protein yields MQKISLILFLSFCLNIFGQGISVFYNLEYKPQLNSDKLENEKMLLNIFPNEQTSYFYSYSGIKIDSLSNEIKISTNPSEKTHLISSLPSQNFWFTIKKNYTVNNVEVLEEISGDDYLYPEVLDLKWKIGTEKKKIKGYDCRKATTTLGERYWEAWFTEDIPIPDGPYKFGGLPGLILEVSSIDKDYFFTMVGIENKNISNKWNTKLAIKLKNKEEMLNYKEKYIKSPSAKARLEDQQMGLSSGAIINGVKYSAEESYQLLDKEVWDWIEKHNNPIEKNDLWVK; encoded by the coding sequence ATGCAAAAAATAAGCTTAATACTTTTTTTAAGTTTTTGTCTTAATATATTTGGACAAGGGATTTCGGTTTTTTATAACTTAGAATATAAACCTCAGCTTAATTCTGATAAATTAGAAAATGAGAAAATGTTACTTAATATATTTCCTAATGAGCAAACTTCTTATTTCTATAGCTATTCAGGTATTAAAATAGATTCTCTGTCTAATGAAATTAAAATAAGTACCAACCCTTCTGAGAAAACACACTTAATAAGTTCATTACCAAGTCAAAACTTTTGGTTTACAATTAAGAAAAACTATACGGTTAATAATGTAGAGGTCTTAGAAGAGATTAGTGGAGATGACTACCTCTACCCTGAGGTCTTAGACCTAAAATGGAAAATTGGCACAGAAAAAAAGAAAATTAAAGGATATGATTGCCGTAAAGCAACCACCACTTTAGGAGAACGGTATTGGGAAGCATGGTTTACGGAAGATATACCAATTCCAGATGGTCCATACAAGTTTGGTGGGTTACCAGGTCTCATTTTAGAAGTCTCGAGCATTGATAAAGATTATTTTTTTACTATGGTGGGAATCGAAAATAAAAATATCTCCAATAAATGGAATACTAAACTCGCTATAAAGTTGAAAAATAAAGAAGAAATGCTTAATTACAAAGAAAAATATATTAAATCACCAAGTGCCAAAGCTCGCTTAGAAGATCAGCAAATGGGACTTTCTTCTGGTGCAATTATAAATGGAGTAAAGTATTCTGCTGAAGAGTCTTATCAACTTTTGGATAAAGAAGTATGGGATTGGATAGAAAAACATAATAATCCTATAGAAAAGAATGATCTTTGGGTGAAATAA
- the nusB gene encoding transcription antitermination factor NusB has protein sequence MLGRRQIREKVIQNLYAYQQNPMSIDAIQRKMFSEIEKIYHLYIYELNFLVALKQLAEHQIEINKEKFLKTEEDLNPNQKFIRNQVLENIENNQERLSVTSKFRNLKWELHNDFLVKTFQRMKAGKRYQDFMNNDEISFDADQKFLGKLFLRYIAENETFHELLEEQEMSWTDDLHIANSMVQKTIGFIKENQPSHTLIKIIKDDEDRAFAERLLRNGIAHWDEVEEKLKNRLQNWEIERVSLMDKIILIAGITEMDHFPLTPSKIIINEYIEISKAFSTEKSHTFINGILGKYAEDNNRI, from the coding sequence ATGTTAGGAAGAAGACAAATCCGAGAAAAAGTAATACAAAATCTATACGCCTACCAGCAAAACCCCATGAGTATAGATGCCATACAGAGAAAAATGTTTTCAGAAATTGAAAAAATATACCATCTCTACATCTATGAACTCAATTTTTTGGTCGCCCTAAAACAACTTGCTGAGCACCAAATAGAAATCAACAAAGAGAAATTTCTCAAAACCGAGGAAGACCTCAACCCCAACCAAAAATTCATCCGAAATCAGGTTTTAGAAAATATAGAAAACAACCAAGAGCGCTTATCTGTAACCTCTAAATTCAGAAACCTCAAGTGGGAACTGCATAATGATTTCTTGGTCAAAACCTTCCAAAGGATGAAAGCTGGCAAGCGTTACCAAGATTTTATGAACAATGATGAAATCTCCTTTGATGCCGACCAAAAATTCTTAGGAAAACTCTTTTTAAGATACATCGCTGAGAACGAAACCTTCCACGAGCTGTTAGAAGAACAGGAAATGAGCTGGACGGATGACCTTCACATCGCGAACTCTATGGTGCAGAAGACCATCGGTTTTATTAAAGAAAACCAACCCAGCCACACGCTCATCAAAATCATTAAAGATGATGAGGACAGAGCCTTTGCAGAGCGCCTACTCAGAAACGGCATAGCCCACTGGGACGAGGTGGAAGAAAAACTTAAAAATAGACTCCAAAACTGGGAGATAGAGCGCGTTTCTTTGATGGATAAAATCATCCTTATCGCTGGGATTACAGAGATGGACCACTTCCCGCTAACGCCATCAAAAATTATCATTAACGAATATATAGAAATTTCCAAAGCATTTTCCACCGAGAAAAGCCACACCTTTATCAATGGTATTTTAGGAAAATACGCCGAGGACAACAACCGCATATAA
- a CDS encoding T9SS type A sorting domain-containing protein: MKANLFKVALLASATVFGVSSLNAQEQGKAPVVQLSSQTSTQFSNTPTINADFPTTEWADYADISWYIFDENHFDISTAEQLAGLAQLVKMGNNFSGIDINLTQDIDLAEHLWVPIGFDNSVPFSGNFDGKGHTIRNVLINREGDGDFLGLFGQYVSGHLKNLTIDTAKIVGRDTFGVMAGNLGINSTMENCHVKNAEVIAVYDPKATTSAYNVGALCGSVVTGSTVTDCSAEGSVSGFQQVGGLVGSPWDRAVIKRSHFKGSVKGVYAVGGLIGFSTFGFGPNTQVIIEDCYAIANVEADEKAGGFYGQLQVGIVKNSYCSGTVTGTTDIGGFIGKIDAGLVENGHFDKTLAPIAGTSVATSNASITGHYSADMKVDSFVNLLNANRSPEVWKIEAGVNDNYPITISAALATAEAAPLYEVKIYPSLAQKEVFISSKNKAWHYQIVNMVGSVVKAGIASDKVDVSSLKSGVYILKIKNDSQQGSHKFIKQ; the protein is encoded by the coding sequence ATGAAAGCAAATTTATTCAAAGTCGCTCTCTTAGCGAGCGCCACAGTCTTTGGAGTATCATCGCTCAATGCTCAAGAACAAGGGAAAGCCCCCGTCGTTCAGCTCAGCAGCCAAACTTCAACTCAGTTTAGCAACACCCCAACCATCAATGCGGACTTCCCTACCACAGAATGGGCAGATTACGCTGATATCTCTTGGTATATATTCGATGAAAACCATTTTGATATCTCCACAGCCGAGCAACTGGCAGGATTAGCCCAATTGGTTAAAATGGGCAACAATTTTTCTGGTATTGACATTAATCTAACTCAAGATATAGACCTTGCCGAACATCTTTGGGTCCCTATTGGCTTTGACAACTCTGTGCCTTTTTCAGGAAATTTTGATGGCAAAGGACATACCATTCGTAATGTATTGATTAACCGAGAGGGAGATGGTGATTTCTTAGGCTTATTTGGGCAATATGTTAGTGGTCATCTCAAAAATCTAACAATTGACACTGCCAAAATCGTAGGGCGAGATACCTTCGGTGTCATGGCTGGCAACTTGGGTATCAATAGCACAATGGAAAACTGCCATGTAAAAAATGCCGAAGTAATTGCGGTATACGACCCCAAAGCCACTACCAGCGCTTATAATGTTGGCGCCTTATGTGGTTCCGTTGTCACTGGCAGTACAGTTACTGATTGCTCAGCGGAAGGCTCCGTAAGTGGCTTTCAGCAAGTCGGCGGCTTGGTAGGCTCGCCGTGGGATAGAGCCGTTATTAAGCGTTCTCACTTTAAAGGCAGTGTAAAAGGTGTATATGCCGTAGGTGGGCTTATAGGTTTTAGCACCTTTGGATTCGGTCCAAATACACAAGTCATTATAGAAGATTGTTACGCCATAGCAAATGTAGAAGCTGATGAAAAAGCGGGTGGTTTTTATGGTCAGTTACAAGTCGGTATAGTCAAAAATTCTTATTGCAGCGGAACTGTTACTGGCACAACGGATATTGGTGGTTTTATTGGAAAAATAGATGCCGGCTTAGTAGAAAATGGACACTTTGATAAAACTTTGGCGCCCATAGCTGGGACTTCCGTTGCCACCTCTAACGCCTCTATTACAGGGCATTATTCCGCAGATATGAAAGTGGATAGTTTTGTAAATCTCCTCAATGCTAACCGCTCGCCAGAGGTTTGGAAGATAGAAGCAGGTGTTAACGATAATTACCCTATTACCATAAGCGCTGCCCTTGCTACGGCAGAAGCCGCACCACTCTATGAGGTCAAAATTTACCCTTCCTTAGCTCAAAAAGAAGTCTTTATTTCTTCTAAAAACAAGGCTTGGCATTATCAAATTGTAAATATGGTAGGCAGCGTGGTAAAGGCTGGTATAGCCTCTGACAAAGTTGATGTGAGTTCCCTTAAATCAGGTGTTTATATCTTAAAAATTAAAAATGACAGCCAACAAGGCAGCCATAAATTCATTAAACAATAA
- the yajC gene encoding preprotein translocase subunit YajC: protein MHTLTLLQAAPAQPSMLPTFLMIGGMVVFFYFFMMRPQMKKQKEEKKFQESLKPGRMVVTTSGIHGRVSQISEDGVILETMAGKLKFEKAAISRDFTQARFPEAKEEKKK, encoded by the coding sequence ATGCATACTTTAACCTTACTACAAGCCGCTCCTGCGCAGCCATCTATGCTCCCAACCTTCTTGATGATAGGCGGAATGGTGGTCTTCTTCTACTTCTTTATGATGCGCCCACAGATGAAAAAGCAAAAAGAAGAAAAGAAATTTCAAGAAAGCCTAAAACCTGGGCGTATGGTGGTCACCACTTCTGGCATCCACGGGCGTGTATCTCAGATTTCTGAAGATGGCGTAATCTTAGAAACGATGGCAGGCAAACTCAAATTTGAAAAAGCCGCTATATCCAGAGATTTTACCCAAGCACGCTTCCCAGAAGCTAAAGAAGAAAAGAAAAAATAA
- a CDS encoding DUF5103 domain-containing protein, with amino-acid sequence MKYLILLLTLLGQWVGAQNIKSIQLFNPQTNDETPVINLGEQLVLSFDDLANQSTTYHYTLKHYDRNWQDDGLFFTEYAQGNLNALLNQYRYSFNTLQPYTHYELTFPNDKIQPKISGNFEIIVYKNKPSEPLFTRRFCVVENAAQLALNITRFSDARNPELNQRVEVKAIGGSTLSNNVNNISLNLIQNNNWNLGKYDLKPSNTAGGQLLFQQLDMVFPGNNEFYYFDNKNIDQAFDMVAQAETVDNTHHTYLYPVWAYPMNYQYQPDVNGAFFFRRNDLGIERVAATEGDYSWVHFYLDSAPMEENIYILGLFNQYTSSPQSQMYYNTETKQYEAKIYLKQGFYNYILATQKGDQPLNYGQINGNFWQTENLYQAFLYYRPFGKNYDGLLGYGEYRNSRP; translated from the coding sequence ATGAAATATTTAATATTATTATTAACGCTACTTGGGCAGTGGGTTGGCGCTCAAAATATAAAAAGCATCCAGCTGTTTAACCCACAAACCAATGATGAAACCCCTGTGATCAACTTAGGAGAACAGTTGGTTTTAAGCTTTGATGATTTAGCCAACCAGAGCACCACCTACCACTATACCCTAAAACACTACGATAGAAATTGGCAAGATGATGGGCTTTTCTTTACCGAATATGCCCAAGGCAATTTAAACGCCCTCCTCAACCAATACCGCTATTCCTTTAATACCTTGCAGCCGTACACTCACTACGAGCTGACTTTCCCCAACGATAAAATACAACCCAAGATTTCTGGAAATTTTGAAATCATCGTTTATAAAAACAAACCATCCGAGCCGCTCTTCACCCGAAGATTTTGCGTGGTAGAAAATGCCGCCCAACTCGCCCTCAACATCACAAGGTTTTCTGATGCCCGCAATCCAGAGCTCAACCAGCGTGTAGAAGTAAAAGCCATTGGTGGCAGCACCCTCTCTAACAATGTGAACAACATCAGCCTTAATCTGATCCAAAACAACAATTGGAACCTCGGAAAATACGATCTCAAACCCAGCAATACCGCAGGTGGGCAACTTTTGTTTCAGCAATTGGATATGGTATTCCCTGGCAATAATGAATTCTACTATTTTGATAATAAAAACATAGACCAAGCCTTTGATATGGTGGCTCAAGCCGAAACCGTGGACAATACCCACCACACCTACCTCTATCCCGTTTGGGCATATCCTATGAACTACCAATACCAACCCGATGTGAACGGAGCTTTTTTCTTCCGAAGAAATGATTTAGGCATAGAGCGCGTCGCCGCCACAGAGGGCGATTATTCGTGGGTGCATTTCTATTTAGATTCCGCACCGATGGAGGAAAATATTTATATTTTAGGATTGTTCAATCAGTACACGTCCAGCCCACAATCTCAGATGTATTACAATACCGAAACCAAGCAATACGAAGCCAAAATCTATCTAAAACAAGGGTTTTACAACTATATTTTAGCCACACAGAAAGGCGATCAGCCTCTCAACTATGGGCAAATCAACGGGAACTTTTGGCAAACCGAAAACCTCTACCAAGCCTTCCTATACTACCGCCCTTTTGGTAAAAATTATGACGGACTTTTAGGCTACGGAGAATACCGAAACTCAAGACCTTAG
- the rpsL gene encoding 30S ribosomal protein S12 — protein sequence MPTIQQLVRKGRATLAKKSKSAALDSCPQKRGVCTRVYTTTPKKPNSALRKVARVRLSNGKEVNAYIPGEGHNLQEHSIVLVRGGRVKDLPGVRYHIVRGALDTAGVNGRLQRRSKYGAKRPKEAKK from the coding sequence ATGCCTACTATTCAACAATTAGTAAGAAAAGGAAGAGCCACACTTGCCAAGAAGAGCAAATCGGCTGCTTTGGATTCTTGTCCACAGAAAAGAGGGGTATGTACCAGAGTATATACCACTACACCTAAGAAACCTAACTCTGCACTTAGAAAAGTAGCAAGGGTAAGACTTTCTAACGGTAAAGAAGTAAACGCTTATATCCCGGGCGAAGGACATAACCTCCAAGAGCACTCGATAGTATTGGTAAGAGGCGGAAGGGTGAAAGACCTACCGGGAGTTCGTTATCACATTGTTCGTGGTGCTTTAGATACCGCTGGCGTAAACGGAAGACTTCAAAGAAGATCTAAATACGGTGCTAAGCGTCCTAAAGAAGCTAAAAAGTAA
- a CDS encoding GLPGLI family protein, which translates to MKNQFAFILMLYTLLFSAQTYQFNYHFTFKEYPSNREYQDQAKVLTKLGSKGKLYEVSFGQDDEKYTPQVSENMVLPRSQYQYTLYTEDGTSFLIHDFIQKKYYDLEDHVHLDWHFTSETKMFQQVKLEKATVDFRGRHYTAWFQKSSTFSVAPWKFSGLPGIVYEIYDDENRFR; encoded by the coding sequence ATGAAAAATCAATTTGCCTTTATTTTGATGCTTTATACCTTGTTATTCTCGGCGCAAACTTACCAATTCAACTACCATTTCACCTTTAAAGAATACCCTTCTAACCGAGAGTATCAGGATCAGGCTAAGGTTTTAACAAAATTAGGTAGCAAAGGAAAATTATATGAAGTTTCTTTTGGTCAGGATGATGAAAAGTATACACCCCAAGTTTCAGAAAATATGGTGCTTCCTCGCAGCCAATACCAATACACCCTCTATACTGAAGATGGCACTTCTTTTCTCATTCACGATTTTATCCAAAAGAAATATTATGATTTAGAAGACCATGTGCATTTAGATTGGCATTTTACATCAGAAACCAAAATGTTCCAGCAAGTTAAGTTAGAGAAAGCCACCGTTGATTTTAGAGGTCGGCATTATACCGCTTGGTTTCAGAAATCATCAACTTTTAGCGTGGCACCTTGGAAATTCTCTGGGCTGCCTGGCATTGTCTACGAAATTTATGATGATGAAAATCGCTTCCGTTAG
- the fusA gene encoding elongation factor G encodes MGRDLKYTRNIGIAAHIDAGKTTTTERILFYTGKTHKIGEVHEGAATMDWMEQEAERGITITSAATTCNWVFPRHDGKPTADAKDYHFNIIDTPGHVDFTVEVNRSLRVLDGLVFLFSAVDGVEPQSETNWRLADNYKVARMGFVNKMDRQGADFLNVVNQVKEMLGSNAVPIVLPIGAEEDFKGVVDLIKNRAIIWHEETQGATFDVVPIPEDMKEDVLAYRQNLVEAVAEYDESLLEKFFEDPDSITEDEINEALRKATIDLSIIPMTCGSSFKNKGVQFMLDAVCRYLPSPLDKDDIKGTDPNTDEEITRKPDVKEPFSALAFKIATDPFVGRLAFFRAYSGRLDAGSYVLNTRSGNKERISRIYQMHANKQNPVEYIEAGDIGAAVGFKDIKTGDTLSDEKHPIVLESMIFPDPVIGIAVEPKTKADQDKLGNALAKLAEEDPTFQVKTDEASGQTIISGMGELHLDIIVDRLKREFKVEVNQGQPQVEYKEALTATASHREVYKKQSGGRGKFADIVFEIGPAEEGKVGLEFINEIKGGNIPKEFIPSVEKGFKEAMKNGPLAGFEVEAMKITLKDGSFHAVDSDQLSFELAAKLGFKAAGKAAKAVIMEPIMKLEVVTPEEYMGDIVGDLNRRRGTINGMDDRNNAKVVKAFVPLSEMFGYVTSLRTLSSGRATSSMEFEKYEPAPQNIAEEVIEKAKG; translated from the coding sequence ATGGGAAGAGATCTTAAATACACAAGAAATATTGGTATTGCAGCACACATTGATGCTGGAAAGACGACAACCACGGAAAGAATCCTATTCTATACCGGAAAAACTCACAAAATTGGTGAGGTGCACGAAGGTGCTGCCACAATGGACTGGATGGAACAAGAAGCAGAAAGAGGGATTACCATTACCTCTGCAGCTACCACTTGTAACTGGGTATTCCCAAGACACGATGGTAAGCCAACTGCCGATGCTAAAGATTACCACTTCAACATCATCGATACACCGGGACACGTGGACTTTACCGTAGAGGTAAACCGCTCCCTTAGAGTATTAGATGGTTTGGTATTCTTATTCTCTGCCGTAGATGGTGTAGAGCCTCAGTCCGAAACCAACTGGAGATTGGCTGACAACTACAAAGTAGCCAGAATGGGCTTCGTGAATAAAATGGACAGACAAGGGGCAGACTTCCTCAATGTGGTAAACCAAGTGAAGGAAATGCTCGGCTCTAACGCTGTTCCAATTGTACTACCAATCGGTGCTGAAGAAGACTTCAAAGGTGTGGTAGATTTAATTAAGAACAGAGCAATCATTTGGCATGAAGAAACTCAAGGGGCAACTTTTGATGTAGTCCCTATCCCTGAGGATATGAAAGAAGATGTATTGGCATACAGACAAAACTTAGTAGAAGCTGTAGCAGAATACGATGAATCTTTATTAGAAAAATTCTTTGAAGATCCAGACTCTATCACAGAAGATGAAATCAACGAAGCGCTAAGAAAAGCCACCATTGATCTATCCATCATCCCGATGACTTGTGGTTCTTCATTCAAAAACAAAGGAGTTCAGTTTATGCTGGATGCCGTTTGTAGATACTTACCTTCTCCGTTAGACAAAGACGATATTAAAGGTACAGACCCTAACACGGACGAAGAAATCACCAGAAAACCAGATGTAAAAGAGCCGTTCTCTGCATTAGCATTTAAAATCGCTACAGACCCATTCGTGGGAAGATTAGCTTTCTTTAGAGCTTACTCTGGTAGATTAGATGCTGGTTCTTATGTTCTTAACACCCGTTCTGGAAACAAAGAAAGAATTTCAAGAATTTACCAAATGCACGCTAACAAGCAAAATCCTGTGGAATACATTGAGGCAGGAGACATCGGTGCTGCGGTAGGTTTCAAAGATATTAAAACTGGGGATACCCTTTCTGATGAAAAACACCCTATCGTTTTAGAATCTATGATTTTCCCAGATCCTGTAATCGGTATTGCCGTAGAACCTAAAACTAAAGCGGACCAAGATAAATTAGGTAATGCCTTAGCCAAGTTGGCAGAAGAGGATCCTACATTCCAAGTGAAAACAGACGAGGCTTCTGGCCAAACCATTATCTCTGGTATGGGTGAGCTTCACTTAGATATCATTGTAGACCGTTTGAAGAGAGAGTTCAAGGTAGAAGTTAACCAAGGACAACCTCAGGTAGAGTACAAAGAAGCGCTTACTGCTACAGCCAGCCATAGAGAAGTTTACAAAAAACAATCTGGTGGTAGAGGTAAATTTGCGGATATTGTATTTGAAATCGGTCCAGCTGAAGAAGGTAAAGTAGGTTTAGAATTCATCAACGAGATTAAAGGGGGTAACATTCCGAAAGAATTTATTCCTTCCGTAGAAAAAGGATTCAAAGAAGCGATGAAAAACGGACCTTTAGCAGGATTTGAAGTAGAAGCGATGAAGATTACCCTTAAAGATGGATCTTTCCACGCGGTAGACTCTGACCAGCTTTCTTTCGAATTGGCAGCAAAACTCGGTTTCAAAGCCGCTGGTAAAGCCGCAAAAGCCGTGATTATGGAGCCTATTATGAAATTAGAAGTGGTAACACCTGAGGAATACATGGGGGACATCGTAGGAGACTTGAACCGAAGAAGAGGAACCATCAATGGTATGGACGATAGAAATAACGCTAAAGTAGTGAAAGCTTTCGTTCCACTTTCTGAAATGTTCGGTTATGTAACCTCTCTTAGAACCCTATCTTCTGGTAGAGCAACTTCTTCTATGGAGTTTGAGAAATACGAACCAGCACCACAAAACATTGCTGAAGAAGTTATCGAAAAAGCGAAAGGTTAA